From Thermothelomyces thermophilus ATCC 42464 chromosome 6, complete sequence, the proteins below share one genomic window:
- a CDS encoding glycosyltransferase family 69 protein (CAZy_ID 267935), with the protein MAARRTRLLPKIRSALQKLLFVYLVWTIIEAHRCYYRISRAEREAIARTDLIEPTRVYIASLHWNNEDILRSEWNKAVLDLVKTFGANNVFVSVYESGSWDDTKGALRELDKELETMGVARKIILDQETHKDLITQPPADEGWITIPDGTRMPRRIPYLSKLRNLSLRPLLELAENGTTFDQVLFLGDVVFTVSDVLNLLKTNNGRYAAACSLDFSKPPNFYDTFALRDARGHQYATQTWPYFRASQSRKAMINAKPVPVSSCWNGIVAMPASTFAGIRGLRFRGIPDDLATSHLEASECCLIHADNPASRSRGVFVNPAVRVGYDRKAYDAVHRNAPRRRDDDDDDDENGHSDTGGGGGGSWLSLSEVYFGLWKNRLARWLTTPWFEEQEVRRRIERWARAGEGREEKGEFCVVDEMQIVVHNGWKHLR; encoded by the exons ATGGCGGCTCGCCGAACGCGACTGCTCCCCAAGATCCGCTCGGCTCTCCAGAAGCTCCTGTTCGTATACCTCGTCTGGACGATTATCGAGGCTCACCGATGTTACTACCGCATCTCCCGCGCCGAGAGAGAGGCCATTGCGCGAACCGACCTGATCGAGCCGACACGGGTCTACATTGCGAGCCTGCACTGGAACAACGAGGACATCCTGCGGTCCGAGTGGAACAAAGCGGTCCTGGATCTGGTCAAGACGTTTGGGGCGAATAATGTCTTTGTGAGCGTCTACGAGAGCGGGAGCTGGGACGACACCAAGGGGGCTCTGCGCGAGCTCGACAAGGAGCTGGAGACGATGGGCGTCGCAAGGAAGATCATTCTGGATCAGGAGACGCATAAGGATCTGATCACCCAGCCGCCGGCGGATGAAGGGTGGATCACGATACCTGACGGGACGAGGATGCCTAGGAGAATCCCTTACCTCTCCAAGTTACGGAACCTCTCTCTGCGGCCGCTGTTGGAGCTTGCAGAGAACGGAACGACGTTCGATCAGGTCCTCTTCCTGGGAGACGTTGTTTTTACC GTCTCTGATGTCCTAAACCTCCTCAAAACCAATAACGGCCGCTACGCCGCCGCCTGCTCCCTCGACTTTAGCAAACCTCCCAACTTCTACGACACCTTCGCCCTCCGCGACGCGCGCGGCCACCAATATGCCACACAGACATGGCCCTACTTCCGTGCCTCCCAATCCCGAAAAGCGATGATCAACGCAAAGCCTGTCCCCGTATCAAGCTGCTGGAACGGCATAG TCGCCATGCCGGCGTCGACCTTCGCGGGCATCCGCGGCCTCCGGTTCCGCGGCATCCCGGACGACCTCGCCACCTCGCACCTCGAGGCCTCCGAGTGCTGCCTCATCCACGCCGACAACCCGGCCTCGCGCTCCCGCGGCGTCTTTGTCAACCCGGCCGTGCGCGTCGGCTACGACAGGAAGGCGTACGACGCGGTGCACCGGAACGCTCCTCGTCGccgtgatgatgatgatgatgatgatgagaaTGGCCACAGCGacaccggcggcggcggtggcggtagCTGGCTCTCGCTCTCAGAAGTGTACTTTGGCCTGTGGAAGAACAGGCTCGCCCGGTGGCTCACCACGCCCTGGTTCGAGGAGCAAGAGGTCAGAAGGCGGATCGAGCGATGGGCGAGGGCCGGCGAGGGcagggaagagaagggcgaGTTCTGCGTCGTGGACGAGATGCAGATTGTGGTGCACAACGGGTGGAAGCATCTACGATGA
- a CDS encoding NADH:flavin oxidoreductase/NADH oxidase-like protein produces MAPLTRYRASDEHVPIADLVATHYAQRAASLPGTLLVTEATLISPSAGGYDNVPGIYNADQVAAWRRVTDAVHAKGGYIFCQLWALGRTANPAVAAREGIRIHSSSAVPLPVPLPGVENAPVPEALTVEEIKERVREYADAARRAVEAGFDGVEIHGANGYLIDQFIQDTVNRRTDEYGGSVENRSRFALEVVRAVIDAVGAERTAIRLSPWSRFQGMRMDDPVPQFSHLISKLNEFGLAYLHLVQARVSGNADVTPPEDETLDFALRLWDRPVLIAGSLTPRDAKALVDKEYPDKDVITTFGRYYISTPDLPFRIKEGIDLNPYDRSTFYIPKSPVGYIDQPFSKQFEALHGSQTVALN; encoded by the coding sequence ATGGCGCCGCTGACGCGCTATCGCGCCTCGGACGAGCACGTGCCGATCGCGGACCTGGTGGCGACCCACTACGCGCAGCGGGCCGCCTCGCTACCGGGGACGCTGCTGGTGACGGAGGCGACCCTCATCTCGCCGTCGGCGGGCGGCTACGACAACGTGCCGGGCATCTACAACGCCGACCAGGTGGCGGCGTGGCGTCGCGTCACCGACGCCGTGCACGCCAAGGGCGGCTACATCTTCTGCCAGCTCTGGGCGCTCGGCCGCACCGCCAACccggccgtcgccgcccgcgAGGGGATCCGCATCCACTCGTCTAGCGCGGTGCCCCTGCCGGTGCCCCTGCCGGGGGTCGAGAACGCGCCCGTGCCCGAGGCCCTGACGGTGGAGGAGATCAAGGAGCGGGTGCGCGAGTACGCGGACGCGGCGCGCAGGGCCGTCGAGGCCGGCTTCGACGGCGTCGAGATCCACGGCGCCAACGGCTACCTGATCGACCAGTTCATCCAGGACACGGTCAACCGGCGGACGGACGAGTACGGCGGCAGCGTGGAGAACCGGTCGCGCTTCGCGCTGGAGGTGGTCCGGGCCGTCATCGACGCGGTCGGCGCCGAGAGGACCGCCATCCGGCTGAGCCCGTGGTCGCGCTTCCAGGGCATGAGGATGGACGATCCCGTCCCGCAGTTCTCGCACCTCATCTCCAAGCTCAACGAGTTCGGCCTCGCCTATCTCCACCTGGTGCAAGCCCGGGTGAGCGGGAACGCGGACGTCACCCCGCCGGAGGACGAGACCCTGGACTTTGCCCTCAGGCTGTGGGACCGCCCGGTCCTGATCGCCGGCTCGCTCACACCCCGGGACGCCAAGGCTCTGGTGGACAAGGAGTATCCGGACAAGGACGTGATCACCACCTTTGGGAGGTACTACATCTCGACTCCGGACCTGCCGTTCCGCATCAAGGAGGGCATCGACCTGAACCCGTACGACCGGTCGACCTTCTATATCCCCAAGTCGCCGGTCGGGTACATCGACCAACCGTTCAGCAAGCAGTTTGAGGCCTTGCACGGATCTCAAACCGTAGCGCTGAATTAA